In the genome of Phlebotomus papatasi isolate M1 chromosome 2, Ppap_2.1, whole genome shotgun sequence, one region contains:
- the LOC129800525 gene encoding 1-acyl-sn-glycerol-3-phosphate acyltransferase gamma-like encodes MGWVKKIKESTPIHLCLAITFFTSGLVVNATQLVLFITVKPFNKTLYRSCMYYLCYSLYSQIVFLTDWWSNSRVILYIDPDDQKKYFGQEHVMGLMNHTYEIDWLVGWSFCEKIGVLGNCKAYAKKVIQYLPIIGWAWKFSEFVFLERSFDKDKELIGRQLANLLAYPDPIFLLLTPEGTRFTKEKHEASVKFAKEKGTTALTYHLIPRSRGFTTSLPHLRGKCPGILDVQLAFKTDDRVAPTVSNLLCGRGVTAHMYIKRIDLNDVPDKDEEAAEWLQEMFRRKDRMQESFHKHGDFFTSSGVPRLNQYEYKPRLRTLLNTTGWAIVTLTPMTFYLVKMLLSGEIIFFSIGAGILFTFHTLLQKAIGMSKISKGSAYGAMQKNHQ; translated from the exons ATGGGCTGGGTTAAGAAGATAAAGGAATCAACGCCAATTCACCTTTGTCTGGCCATAACGTTCTTCACTTCCGGCCTCGTTGTCAACGCTACTCAGCTGGTGCTCTTTATCACGGTGAAGCCCTTCAATAAAACTCTCTATCGCTCCTGCATGTACTACCTATGCTACTCACTCTACAGCC AAATTGTGTTCCTCACTGACTGGTGGTCCAACAGTCGTGTCATCCTCTATATTGATCCGGAcgatcagaaaaaatactttggtCAGGAGCATGTAATGGGCCTCATGAATCATACGTATGAGATTGATTGGCTAGTTGGTTGGTCGTTTTGTGAGAAGATTGGAGTTTTGGGCAATTGTAAGGCCTACGCCAAGAAGGTCATTCAGTATCTGCCCATCATTGGGTGGGCATGGAAATTCTCGGAATTTGTATTCCTCGAACGATCTTTTGACAAGGACAAGGAGCTCATTGGGAGGCAGTTAGCTAATCTTTTGGCCTATCCGGATCCCATATTT CTTCTGTTGACTCCGGAAGGAACGAGATTTACCAAGGAGAAGCACGAGGCATCGGTGAAGTTTGCCAAAGAGAAGGGCACAACCGCCTTGACGTACCATCTCATTCCAAGGAGCCGGGGCTTTACGACAAGTCTGCCGCATTTGAGGGGGAAATGTCCGGGAATTCTGGATGTTCAGTTGGCTTTCAAGACAGATGACAGGGTGGCTCCGACAGTGTCAAATCTTCTGTGTGGTCGAGGAGTTACGGCGCACATGTACATAAAGCGCATTGATCTCAATGATGTTCCGGACAAGGATGAGGAGGCTGCTGAGTGGCTTCAGGAGATGTTCAGGAGGAAGGATCGGATGCAGGAGAGTTTTCACAAGCATGGTGACTTTTTCACATCTTCAGGAGTTCCGCGTCTCAATCAGTATGAATATAAGCCACGCCTCAGGACACTACTCAACACAACTGGATGGGCAATCGTCACACTCACCCCAATGACTTTCTATCTGGTCAAAATGCTCCTCAGTGGCGAGATTATCTTCTTCTCAATTGGTGCTGGCATTCTTTTCACTT TCCATACGCTACTTCAGAAGGCCATCGGGATGTCCAAGATCAGTAAAGGATCAGCTTACGGTGCTATGCAGAAGAATCATCAATAA